One window of the Acidimicrobiales bacterium genome contains the following:
- a CDS encoding oxidoreductase: LTIVRTELGRQIIIAMLEEGVIEGKPGDSDPGAIALMQRLAKKSRERWPTWASPEARIGLPTKKK; this comes from the coding sequence CCCTCACCATCGTGAGGACCGAGCTGGGTCGCCAGATCATCATCGCCATGCTCGAAGAGGGCGTGATCGAGGGCAAGCCCGGGGACTCCGATCCCGGCGCCATCGCTCTCATGCAGCGCCTCGCGAAGAAGAGCCGCGAGCGTTGGCCCACGTGGGCCTCACCCGAGGCGCGCATCGGCCTTCCGACGAAGAAGAAGTAG
- a CDS encoding uracil-DNA glycosylase, whose amino-acid sequence MDSLDRIAAEVVDCRLCPRLVEWREEVAVTRRAAYADQTYWGRPVPGFGDRRARVVVVGLAPAAHGANRTGRMFTGDRSGDWLYRALWRAGYANQPESVDRDDGLELDGVFITSPVKCAPPANKPTAAERDACRPFLRRELAVLETARVLVALGKLAFDELARHFAVSPRPKFGHGAEFDVDDDGVARTVIGSYHVSQQNTFTGRLTSEMLDAVFTRARELAA is encoded by the coding sequence GTGGATTCACTGGACCGTATCGCCGCCGAAGTCGTCGACTGTCGGCTCTGCCCCCGCCTCGTCGAATGGCGTGAGGAGGTGGCTGTGACGCGCCGTGCCGCCTACGCGGACCAGACGTACTGGGGTCGGCCGGTCCCGGGCTTCGGGGATCGTAGGGCGCGTGTGGTCGTCGTCGGACTGGCACCGGCCGCGCACGGCGCGAACCGCACGGGGCGCATGTTCACCGGTGACCGATCCGGGGACTGGCTGTACCGGGCGTTGTGGCGGGCGGGCTACGCGAACCAGCCCGAGTCGGTGGACCGTGACGACGGACTCGAACTCGACGGGGTCTTCATCACGTCGCCGGTCAAGTGTGCGCCGCCTGCCAACAAGCCGACCGCGGCCGAGCGTGACGCCTGCCGACCGTTCCTGCGTCGCGAACTGGCCGTTCTCGAGACGGCGCGCGTACTCGTGGCACTCGGCAAGCTCGCGTTCGACGAGTTGGCCCGCCACTTCGCGGTGAGCCCCCGACCGAAGTTCGGCCACGGGGCGGAGTTCGACGTGGACGACGACGGGGTCGCCCGGACGGTGATCGGCTCGTACCACGTCAGTCAGCAGAACACCTTCACCGGTCGCCTCACCTCCGAGATGCTCGACGCCGTGTTCACCCGGGCACGCGAGCTCGCCGCCTGA